AGTGCAGCTACTACAGCGGCCACAGATGGTCAATTTAAAAGGACAAAAATGTACATGTGTGACATCATGTTTGAATCTACCTTACATGGGAAAAACAGTGAGACAAACCTCCCAAAGAACTTCTGATCCCCAGTGGTGATGTCACTAACGCAATCATGGTGGCCCTAATGACTTCTTGTCTGTAGTGTCACTACTATCACCATCAGACCATACCCCAACTGTGAAATTACTATTAATTATTGGCAGGGTAGATTGATTTAAATCACgccgatttaaatcatgatttaaatcacgatttaaatcaaaagatttttttctatttaaatcggatcgatttaaatcatgattttaatcatgatttaaatcactgatttaaatcaaaaggttttttttaatataaatcacgATTAAAATGAGAAGTGAGAGCAGTGCGCATGTGCGCCCATAGTTACACGGACGAAACTAGGGGCAACGATCTAACGCCAGGGTGAGGGGGGGACCCCAAAGtaagtaaaaatcttttttgttttacTATATGGCAATAGGTAGGTGTTTAAAAGCAGCATGTCTTAATTGTATAAACTATTAATAGCCTCCACATTTTGTTCATACTGCCCCTTTAATTCCACACTTCTAGCTTGGTTTCACTTTTGGTTTAGTTTCTTTTTCCATTCAGTTGACATGCCCAAACTTGTTGGATAGTCAGCAGTACTTGGCTGTAGTAACAATCAAACTTCATAAGTGATCTGTGTGAGCCATGGCAGGTCGTAAGAGACCCTATTTGGGTTCATTTTGTTgagatgccagcagcagatcttggaaAGAAAGGTGCAAGAGCAAAGTGCAAATACTGTCAAAAGGATATCCAAGGACTTGTTTGCCGTTTGAAATCACATTATGAAAACTGCAACCAGAAGGGAAATGAAGATGTTGATAGTGATACAACTAATGTCAATGAACCCCCACAGCTTCTTATGCACCAGGAGCCTAGTACTAGTAAGTCTGGCAATTACAACCTATTTTTTTAACAGACATTTTACTGGGATGGTTAAAGTCTATGAAAAGAGAAATTTCTAGCACTAGTAGTTCTGGAGTATAGAATTTAAATTTATGTTAAGGCAATATTTCACAGAAAATTAACGCTAAAGGAcatgtgcacctttatttttttaaggtgcACATGTCCTCCCCCCCCCGCAGCGCTCTTACCTCCGATCCCCGCAGCGCTGAGATCCGTGGCTTCGTTTTGACCGTCCGCCTCCCATCCTCCGGTTGCGGCCTACTCGCAGTGATCCAGCGGCGTGACGTCAGCGGGCCGCAcgctccattgaaatgaatggaggcGCGCTCGCGGACGGGCAGAACGAAGCCACGGATCCCCGCAGCGCTGACATCGGAGGTAAGAGAGCTGCGGGGGGAGGACATGTGCACACTGcaccttaaaaaataaaggtgcacatgtcctttaagtaaaaataaagtgtgtatacgcttattttttttttattgtaggctgcACTTTTGAAGTCTGCCAAAttgaccatttttaaaaaaaaaaattttaaaacttttgtGACATAATTTTTTTCAGTTGCTCTGATATTAGTTACCAGTATTACAGCAACTTCACCGGAAAACTTGAGTAGCATAACTTTTGAGACAGCCCTTATAGGACGAGGACCATTACATTGttcaaaaagtttgtttcaaaatattTTCGTTATATTTCTTCAAATACGCAGtcgatttatatttttaatttctgtGCTTTCAGGGTCAAATATGGCTTGTGCTGCACGTGACAATCAATATCTGGGTACAACTTCAACAAAGCAGCCCAAAAAAAAACTTTGCGTGCAAAGTGTAGAAAAATTCATCTTAAAGACTACGACGAGCCAGAAAGAACATTTTGATGAATTAATTGCTAAATTCATATTTGCAACCAATTCTTCTTTCCGACTAGTTGAGCACCCATTGTTTGTACAAATGATCGAAGGAATTAGACCAGGCTACAAACCACCAAGTAGATTTGATATCTCAGGAAAACATCTTCAGGCTGTATACGACATAGAAAGAGCGGCTTGTACAAAATATTTGAAAGACAAGGTTGTTAACATGAGCTTGGATGGTTGGAGCAACATCCACAACGACCCCATAATTTGCACTTGTGTCACAACAGAAGATGGTGAAACTTACCTTACAGACACAATGGACACATCTGGAAATTCACATACTGCTGAATATTTACTTGAAATTGCTAAGAACTCAATTCACCAATGCCAAGAACAGTTTGGATGTAAAGTAAGGAGCTTAGTTACTGATAACGCAAGCAATGTGGCAAAAATGCGAGCGGAACTGGCACATGAGGATGACACAAATGTCATTACATACGGTTGTTCTGCCCATTTGTTGCATCTTTTGGCAAAAGACCTGCATATTTCGGGTGTCAAGGAACATGTTGTAGAAATTGTTAAATATTTCCGCAATAATCATTTTGCACATGCAACCTACAAGGAAATGGGAGGACTGAAGTTGGTTctaccacaagatgttagatggaataccttggctgactgcttggaaatgtttattaacaactggtcaaaattactgtccatTTGCGAAACACATCGGGATAAAATTGATGCTAATATACGAAGCAAAGTATTAAATCTTGGTGTGAAGAGAAATGCCGAGGACCTTTTGGAAAGGTTAAAGCCAATATCGATTGCGTTGGATAAAATGCAGAAAGATACTGCAACCATAGCTGATGCCACAGAAGTTTGGAAAGATTTAGAAGGTTCTCTAGATCGCTTGAACCTCTCAAACAATGTAAAGGTTGCAATACAGCACCGCAAGGACCAAGCATTAAAAGAAGAACACTATTTAGCCAATATCTTGCATCCCATCTACAGAGGGAAAAAATTATCTGAGGCGGAAATCAACTCTGCAATGGAGTGGCTCGCCAATACTAACCATGACATTGTGGCAACTGTGCTGAAATTGAAGTGTGAATCTGCACCATTTCAAAAATACATGTTTGCAGATAACGTCGTTAATGAACTAAAACCACTGGACTGGTGGAAGTCGCAATCACTTGTTCTTCCAGCAAAGATAATAAATCTAGCTACTCAGCTACTGACTGCATCGGCTTCATCCGCAGGAGTAGAGAGATTGTTTTCTTCATTTGGTTTTGTGCACAGCCACACAACAGTCCGAAACCGCTTAGGAACTGCTAAAGCAGGACAACTGGTTTTCCTATTAAAAGTCCTAAATAAACAGTAGGCTTAAAGGACTGATGTATTCACTGAAGATGTTTGCTTACGTCAAACGTTAGAGATAGGCTATTGTTAAAaagtacttagggtaccgtcacacagtgcaattttcatcgctacaacggtacgatccgtgacgctccaacatcgtaacaatatcgctccagcgtcgtagactgctgtcacactttgcaatctacgacgctggagcgataatttcatgacgtatgtgcgatgtagaagccgttggttactatgcgcacatcgtatacgatatatgttacaccatgcgatcatgccgccacagcgggacactagacgacgaaagaaagtttcaaacgatctgctacgacgtacgattctcagcggggtccctgatcgcaggagcgtgtcagacactgcgatattgtaactatatcgctcgaacgtcacgaatcgtgccgtcgtagcgatcaaaattgcactgtgtgacggtacccttactctctgTAGTTCAATTCTGAGTGTTTAATAGTGCAAATAAAAATTATTAGGTTTCATAATCaactgttttaatatttttatttgtgtaaaacaattagatttgcaaaaagacaaagttttgcttgtgtacaacttgattaaaaaatctgatttaaatcaaatgatttaaataaaaaaaatctgatttaaataaaaaaaatctgatttttttgatttttttaaaaaaatcaagatttttatccaccctgattaTTGGTCCTTGAACAGGACAAATAGGGGCaaaaataagtatttgttacacttctgatttttcaagttttcccacctagagAGGCATTGTagtatttttacataattaatttgcattttattgcatgaaataagtatttgatacagtagaaGAACTGAACTTAATATCTGGCacagaaacctttgcttgcaattacagaggtcatacATTTCCTGGTTTTCTTGACCAAGTTTCCATACACCTCAGCAGAGAGTTTggctcactcctccatacagatcttctcctgaTCCTGATTCAGGTTTTGGGGCTatggctgggcaacattgagtttcagctccctccaaagattttctattgggttcatgtctggagactggccaggcctctccaggaccttgaaatattttgttcagagccactccttagttgctctggctgtgagttttgggtcattgtcatgctggaagactcagccactaTCCATCTTCAAACTGttactgagggaaggaagttgttggccCAAATTTCGCAAtaaatgaccccatccatcctcccctcAATACCGTGCAGTCTTCCTGTCCCGTTTGAAGAAAAGAATCCTCAAAGTATGatgcaccatgcttcacggttgggacgatatttttggggttgtactcatctttcttcttcctccaaacatggtgagtggagttgataccaaaaagttctattttggtctcatctgaccacatgaccttttctcgtgcctcctctggatcatccagatggtcattggtgaacttcaaatgggcctggacatgttcgggcatgagcagggggacctggcGTGCCCTGAAGGAttgtaatccatgacggcgtagtgtatTCTAAGGCTATatccacacgttcaggttttttcgcgtttttttgcggtaaaaacgctataaaaactcattaaaaacgcatacattatgcattctatcatttagaatgcattctgcatgttatgtgcacaaaaAACGAAAAACGCATCGcgttaaaaaaatgagcatgttcattatttttgcggattttctgcgtttttcccgcaattctatgcatttgggaaaaaatgcacaaaaaacgcacaaaaaacgcgtcaaaacgcgtcaaaatcgcggtaaaatcgcggtaaaaacgcatgcggatttctggcagaaatgtccggtttttgtcaggaaaatttctgcaagaaatcctgacgtgtgctcataccctaatggttatgtttgagactgtggtccctacTCTCTTGAGGTCATTGACCAGATCCTCTAGTGTAGTTCTGTGctgattcctgccctttctcagaatcatccttaccccatgaggcaagatcttgcatggagccccagaccgagaaaGTTTGACAgtaatcttgtgtttcttccattttctaataattgtgataacagttgttgccttctcaccaagctgcttgcctattgtcctgcagcccatcccagccttgtacatgtctacaattctgtctctggtgtccttagacaactGTTTGACCTTGGCTATGGTGGAGAGGTcgaagtgtgattgagtgtgtggacaggtgtcttttatacaggtagtgAGTTCAAACAGGGTGcaaataatacaggtaatgagtgcagagtagcagagcttctaaaagaaaaactaacaggtctgtgaaagccagaattcttgctgattggtgatgataaaatacaaattttatgcaataatgttaaatttaattattCAAAAATCATACGatatgattttctggtttttaattttagattctgtctctcacagttgaagtgtaccaacaata
This region of Ranitomeya imitator isolate aRanImi1 chromosome 1, aRanImi1.pri, whole genome shotgun sequence genomic DNA includes:
- the LOC138674426 gene encoding uncharacterized protein; amino-acid sequence: MPAADLGKKGARAKCKYCQKDIQGLVCRLKSHYENCNQKGNEDVDSDTTNVNEPPQLLMHQEPSTRSNMACAARDNQYLGTTSTKQPKKKLCVQSVEKFILKTTTSQKEHFDELIAKFIFATNSSFRLVEHPLFVQMIEGIRPGYKPPSRFDISGKHLQAVYDIERAACTKYLKDKVVNMSLDGWSNIHNDPIICTCVTTEDGETYLTDTMDTSGNSHTAEYLLEIAKNSIHQCQEQFGCKVRSLVTDNASNVAKMRAELAHEDDTNVITYGCSAHLLHLLAKDLHISGVKEHVVEIVKYFRNNHFAHATYKEMGGLKLVLPQDVRWNTLADCLEMFINNWSKLLSICETHRDKIDANIRSKVLNLGVKRNAEDLLERLKPISIALDKMQKDTATIADATEVWKDLEGSLDRLNLSNNVKVAIQHRKDQALKEEHYLANILHPIYRGKKLSEAEINSAMEWLANTNHDIVATVLKLKCESAPFQKYMFADNVVNELKPLDWWKSQSLVLPAKIINLATQLLTASASSAGVERLFSSFGFVHSHTTVRNRLGTAKAGQLVFLLKVLNKQ